Proteins encoded by one window of Xiphophorus couchianus chromosome 13, X_couchianus-1.0, whole genome shotgun sequence:
- the LOC114155676 gene encoding zinc finger protein 219-like has product MSRSQKLRLFVTQRLNAAVEEILAAFEETIVKYEEEAALSQQVISRQHALLCALDKTVMEAPAADVFTQQLLDPRDDLLLTRLDQNLLLEPSCHVEVKPEETLPPLDAAEIIEFTYSSRPSARLRDGVHPVPDPDPDVPVVLSSETEDSDDYSKGSPDPGSAPREQPSRHGDGFSCQACSRAFSARRFLFRHVRGHLQDPTPVCGLCGEQFEVPRVLKLHLQTHSRKKVLKNRSRTQRRARRLQQVPDVKEPEAQKEENPNRTGLKKRNRGRPRSDNQDPDSQKVLKKRKRKL; this is encoded by the exons ATGTCTCGGTCCCAGAAGTTGCGTCTGTTCGTCACTCAGCGCCTGAACGCGGCGGTCGAGGAGATTTTGGCGGCTTTTGAGGAAACCATCGTGAAGTACGAAGAGGAAGCCGCCCTCAGCCAGCAGGTGATCTCCCGCCAACACGCGCTGCTCTGCGCCCTGGACAAGACCGTGATGGAGGCACCGGCCGCAG atgtcttcacacagcagctgctggatCCCAGAGACGACCTGCTCCTGACCCgtctggaccagaacctgctTCTTGAGCCTTCCTGCCATGTTGAGGTCAAACCCGAGGAGACTCTCCCCCCTCTGGACGCGGCGGAGATCATCGAGTTCACCTACAGCTCCCGGCCGTCCGCGAGGCTACGCGACGGCGTCCACCCCGTGCCGGACCCGGACCCGGACGTCCCGGTTGTGTTGTCGTCGGAAACCGAAGATAGCGACGACTACAGCAAAGGCTCGCCCGACCCCGGATCAGCCCCTCGGGAACAGCCGAGTCGCCATGGCGACGGGTTCAGCTGCCAGGCCTGCAGTCGCGCCTTCAGTGCCCGCAGGTTTCTGTTCAGGCACGTCAGAGGCCACCTGCAGGACCCCACGCCGGTCTGCGGTCTGTGCGGGGAGCAGTTTGAGGTCCCTCGCGTACTCAAGCTTCACCTCCAAACCCACAGCAGGAAGAAGGTTCTGAAGAACCGAAGCAGAACCCAGAGAAGAGCCAGGCGGCTCCAGCAGGTCCCTGACGTCAAAGAGCCGGAAGCCCAGAAAGAGGAGAACCCAAACCGGACTGGCCTGAAGAAGAGGAACCGGGGTCGGCCTCGGAGCGACAACCAAGACCCAGACAGTCAGAAAGTtctgaaaaaaaggaagaggaaactCTAA
- the LOC114155675 gene encoding LOW QUALITY PROTEIN: RNA/RNP complex-1-interacting phosphatase-like (The sequence of the model RefSeq protein was modified relative to this genomic sequence to represent the inferred CDS: inserted 2 bases in 1 codon; substituted 1 base at 1 genomic stop codon), which yields MSWRIYRNSTLLLSTGNRTLRGVAMSQQQQRKKRNKKTGVPDGWLDYCPVGSRIPGTRFIPFKVPLKATLNCQLPASQSFDMWDLLDSVRQQNQELGLIIDLTFTTRYYSVSDIPQCCAYIKIPTEGHHVPNDGVILSFKRVVRHFLRQNQDNNRLIGVHCTHGLNRTGYLICRYLIDVDGLDAAAALELFNSSRGYHMERKNYIKDLQRAAKRSNRGIDQPERNPIMGLAVGKXPAMLIKHEEKVESNTAAQHVKASGENAENQXEKQTSQKQTKRRARLRSENRDKKPAHRSAQGRDPAS from the exons ATGAGTTGGCGTATCTACCGAAATAGTACTTTGTTAT TGTCAACTGGGAACAGAACCCTCCGAGGCGTAGCGAtgtctcagcagcagcagcggaaGAAGAGGAATAAGAAGACGGGCGTTCCTGATGGGTGGCTGGACTACTGTCCGGTTGGATCGAGGATCCCAGGAACCAGGTTCATTCCCTTCAAGGTTCCTCTAAAGGCCACCCTGAATTGCCAACTTCCCGCCTCCCAGTCCTTTGATATGTGGGACCTGCTGGACTCGGTGCGACAGCAGAACCAGGAGCTCGGTCTGATCATCGACCTCACCTTTACGACCAGGTACTACTCAGTGTCAGACATCCCGCAGTGCTGCGCCTACATCAAGATCCCCACCGAGGGTCACCACGTTCCAAACGACGGAGTCATCCTGAGCTTCAAGCGCGTGGTGAGGCACTTCCTGAGGCAGAACCAGGACAACAACAGGCTAATCGGAGTCCACTGCACCCACGGGCTGAACCGCACCGGCTACCTGATCTGCAGGTACCTGATCGATGTGGACGGGTTGGACGCCGCGGCAGCTCTGGAGCTCTTCAACTCCAGCAGAGGTTACCACATGGAGAGGAAGAACTACATTAAAGACCTTCAGCGCGCCGCCAAGAGGAGCAACAGAGGCATCGACCAGCCGGAGAGAAACCCGATCATGGGGCTCGCCGTGGGCAAATAACCAGCAATGCTCATAAAGCACGAGGAGAAGGTGGAGAGCAACACCGCGGCACAGCATGTCAAGGCTTCTggtgaaaatgcagaaaatca TGAGAAACAGACGAGCCAGAAACAAACCAAACGCAGAGCCCGACTTCGCTCCGAGAACAGGGACAAGAAGCCTGCTCATAGGTCAGCGCAGGGTCGCGACCCCGCCTCTTAG